From one Variovorax sp. PBL-H6 genomic stretch:
- a CDS encoding uroporphyrinogen decarboxylase family protein has product MLFPTTIVGSFPQPDWLIDRAKLAGRFPPRVRARELWRIPPQYLEEAQNDATLMAIRSQEEAGLDIVSDGEIRRESYSNRFATALDGVDLDNPGTALDRSGHPNPVPRIVGRIRRRHAVEVDDLKFLRAHTDRQVKITVPGPFTMLQQAQNDFYKTEEEAAMDYAEAVNAEIRDLFAAGADVVQIDEPYMQARPEKARQYGLAALNRALDGITGTTAVHICFGYAAIIHERPSGYSFLPELAQCSCRQVSIETAQSHLDCSALAALDGKRVMVGCIDLSTPEVESVDTIVERIRRALPYVKPENVILAPDCGMKYLPRESATAKLRAMVEAAKVLRNEHA; this is encoded by the coding sequence ATGCTGTTCCCCACCACCATCGTCGGCAGCTTTCCGCAGCCGGACTGGCTGATCGACCGCGCCAAGCTGGCGGGCCGCTTCCCGCCGCGGGTGCGCGCGCGCGAGCTGTGGCGCATTCCGCCGCAGTACCTGGAGGAAGCGCAGAACGACGCCACGCTCATGGCCATCCGCTCGCAGGAAGAGGCCGGGCTCGACATCGTGAGCGACGGCGAGATCCGGCGCGAGAGCTATTCGAACCGCTTCGCGACGGCCCTCGACGGCGTGGACCTGGACAACCCCGGAACGGCACTGGACCGCTCGGGACACCCCAATCCGGTGCCGCGCATCGTCGGCCGCATCCGCCGCCGGCACGCGGTGGAGGTGGACGACCTGAAGTTCCTGCGTGCCCACACCGACCGCCAGGTGAAGATCACCGTGCCGGGCCCCTTCACCATGCTGCAGCAGGCGCAGAACGATTTCTACAAGACCGAGGAAGAGGCGGCCATGGACTATGCGGAGGCGGTGAACGCGGAGATCCGCGACCTGTTCGCCGCCGGTGCCGACGTGGTGCAGATCGACGAGCCCTACATGCAGGCGCGGCCCGAGAAGGCGCGGCAGTACGGGCTGGCGGCGCTGAACCGCGCGCTCGACGGGATCACCGGTACGACCGCGGTCCACATCTGCTTCGGCTACGCCGCGATCATCCACGAGCGGCCGAGCGGCTATTCCTTCTTGCCCGAGCTGGCCCAATGCAGCTGCAGGCAGGTGTCGATCGAGACCGCGCAATCGCACCTGGACTGCTCGGCACTGGCGGCGCTGGACGGCAAGCGGGTGATGGTGGGGTGCATCGACCTGTCGACGCCGGAGGTGGAGTCGGTCGACACCATCGTCGAACGCATCCGGCGTGCGCTGCCCTACGTGAAGCCGGAGAACGTGATCCTGGCGCCGGACTGCGGCATGAAGTACCTGCCGCGGGAGTCGGCTACGGCCAAGTTGCGGGCGATGGTGGAGGCCGCCAAGGTGCTGCGCAACGAGCACGCGTGA
- a CDS encoding KGG domain-containing protein, producing MALNDDDDVLRAARVRRRGFAGMDPARQRDIAREGGRSAHEKGTAHEFNSAEARAAGLKSRIGRSKPAES from the coding sequence ATGGCTTTGAACGATGACGACGATGTCCTGCGCGCAGCACGCGTGCGCCGGCGCGGCTTCGCAGGCATGGATCCGGCGCGGCAGCGCGACATTGCCCGCGAAGGCGGGCGTTCGGCGCATGAAAAAGGCACGGCCCACGAGTTCAATTCGGCCGAGGCGCGTGCCGCGGGATTGAAGAGCCGCATCGGCCGAAGCAAGCCCGCAGAGTCCTGA
- a CDS encoding cytochrome c oxidase assembly protein — translation MTGPHLFIGLCLWACASTAAAHSALDPATGGTAALRWSFEPLVIAAMLLSLGLYVAGFARLRQRTRLGRVHRLYSAAAFVAGWLALGVAFVSPLDGLGAWLFSAHMVQHEILMLVAAPLLVLGRPLGVWLWALPAAARTRIGRGVQARSVRGAWRWLTLPATAWGLHLVALWGWHIPRAFEAALVHPALHAVQHTSFLVSALLFWWTVLAPRAGHAGRGFAMLSLFTTMAHTGALGALLTLAPAPWYASYFESASAFGLDALEDQQLGGLVMWVPGGLAYLIAALAVAASWMASRNTATPGRDALPNP, via the coding sequence ATGACGGGGCCCCACCTTTTCATCGGCCTGTGCCTCTGGGCCTGCGCCTCAACGGCCGCCGCCCATTCGGCGCTCGATCCTGCCACCGGCGGCACGGCCGCGCTGCGGTGGTCCTTCGAGCCGCTGGTGATCGCAGCGATGCTCCTGAGCCTGGGCTTGTATGTGGCGGGCTTCGCTCGCCTGCGGCAGCGCACGCGGCTCGGCCGCGTACACCGGCTCTACAGCGCAGCAGCCTTCGTGGCAGGCTGGCTGGCGCTGGGCGTCGCCTTCGTATCGCCGCTCGACGGACTGGGTGCCTGGCTCTTTTCCGCCCACATGGTGCAGCACGAGATCTTGATGCTGGTGGCCGCGCCGCTCCTGGTGCTGGGCCGGCCGCTGGGCGTCTGGCTGTGGGCCCTGCCGGCGGCGGCGCGCACGCGCATCGGGCGCGGCGTGCAGGCACGGTCGGTGCGCGGCGCATGGCGCTGGTTGACCTTGCCCGCAACCGCTTGGGGACTGCACCTGGTGGCGCTCTGGGGCTGGCACATCCCTCGTGCCTTCGAAGCGGCGCTGGTGCACCCCGCCCTCCATGCCGTGCAGCACACGAGCTTTCTCGTCAGCGCACTCTTGTTCTGGTGGACCGTGCTGGCGCCACGCGCCGGCCATGCCGGACGCGGCTTCGCGATGCTGTCGCTCTTCACGACGATGGCGCACACCGGCGCACTGGGTGCGCTGCTCACGCTGGCGCCGGCGCCGTGGTACGCCTCCTATTTCGAATCGGCGTCCGCGTTCGGCCTCGACGCCCTCGAAGACCAGCAGCTCGGCGGACTGGTGATGTGGGTGCCAGGGGGGCTCGCCTATCTGATCGCGGCCTTGGCCGTGGCGGCGAGCTGGATGGCCAGTCGCAACACGGCGACACCGGGAAGGGACGCGCTTCCGAACCCATGA
- a CDS encoding ABC transporter ATP-binding protein, giving the protein MLEVHDLQVAYGAANALWGVSLELRRGELLCVVGPNGAGKTTLIATLAGMLRARSGRIVFDGQDITRLAAHRFCEAGIALVPEGRRLFTGMTVQENLELGSLLPQAKAQRQQTMAQVLDLFPALKEKLASPAGELSGGQQQMVAIARALMARPRVLLLDEPSLGLSPRIVGDMFAAIRRINADGVSVLLVEQNVAMAMEVSQRAYVLEEGRMVAEGLPQELLARPEIQRVYLGV; this is encoded by the coding sequence ATGCTTGAAGTGCACGACCTGCAGGTGGCCTACGGCGCGGCCAACGCGCTGTGGGGCGTGTCGCTGGAGTTGCGCCGCGGCGAGCTGCTGTGCGTGGTCGGGCCCAACGGAGCGGGCAAGACCACGTTGATCGCCACGCTCGCCGGCATGCTGCGCGCGCGCAGCGGGCGCATCGTCTTCGACGGGCAGGACATCACGCGGCTGGCGGCGCACCGCTTTTGCGAAGCCGGCATCGCGCTGGTGCCGGAAGGACGGCGCCTCTTCACCGGCATGACGGTGCAGGAGAACCTCGAGCTCGGCAGCCTGTTGCCGCAGGCCAAGGCGCAGCGGCAGCAGACGATGGCGCAGGTGCTGGACCTGTTCCCGGCACTTAAGGAGAAGCTCGCGAGTCCGGCGGGTGAGCTCTCGGGCGGCCAGCAGCAGATGGTGGCCATCGCCCGCGCGCTGATGGCGCGCCCGCGCGTGTTGCTGCTGGACGAGCCCTCGCTGGGCCTGTCGCCGCGCATCGTGGGCGACATGTTCGCGGCCATCCGGCGCATCAACGCCGACGGCGTGTCGGTACTGCTGGTGGAGCAGAACGTCGCGATGGCGATGGAAGTGTCGCAGCGCGCCTATGTGCTGGAGGAAGGCCGCATGGTGGCCGAAGGGCTGCCGCAGGAGCTGCTGGCGCGGCCCGAGATCCAGCGCGTGTACCTCGGCGTCTGA
- a CDS encoding polysaccharide pyruvyl transferase family protein — protein sequence MKIGLLTFHRCINYGSYWQARCLLQALRSRGHDAVLLDHGSRRIDVAEWRCALRPAGPAPWYRSDRPLYASKTRRFLDALAALPASPGFDLDSPPAMDGYDLVIIGSDEVWNLDHPWYGGCPLFFGERLRARRLAAYGASFGNYPAGKGLPRTWAKRLSSFDLMSVRDGNSRAIVSDALGVAPEIVLDPCLQFPFGAEQRDANRSDPGDAYIAVYGHSFSGWFANALRDWARRRDLRLVSIGYRNPWTDDSWISAGPEDFRHFMAGARAVATNFFHGCVFALREWKPFVCERSPYRSIKIGELMALAGTTEHLVDEQSPWRAYAALLDEPLSIDIARRLEQRRRVSEAYLDRVLSHDSPREEEPRYAA from the coding sequence ATGAAGATCGGGCTGCTCACCTTCCACCGCTGCATCAACTACGGCTCCTACTGGCAGGCGCGCTGCCTGCTGCAGGCGCTGCGAAGTCGTGGCCACGATGCCGTGCTGCTCGACCACGGCTCCCGCAGGATCGACGTGGCGGAATGGCGGTGCGCGCTTCGCCCGGCCGGGCCCGCGCCCTGGTACCGCTCGGATCGCCCGCTCTATGCCAGCAAGACGCGCCGCTTTCTCGACGCACTCGCCGCGCTTCCCGCTTCACCCGGCTTCGACCTGGACTCGCCTCCCGCCATGGACGGCTACGACCTGGTGATCATCGGCAGCGACGAGGTATGGAACCTCGACCACCCCTGGTACGGCGGCTGCCCCCTGTTCTTCGGCGAGCGCCTGCGGGCTCGCCGCCTGGCCGCCTACGGCGCGAGCTTCGGCAACTATCCGGCAGGCAAGGGCCTTCCGCGCACCTGGGCAAAGCGGCTCTCCAGCTTCGACCTGATGTCGGTGCGCGACGGCAACTCGCGCGCCATCGTCAGCGACGCGTTGGGCGTCGCGCCCGAGATCGTCCTCGACCCCTGCCTTCAGTTTCCCTTCGGTGCCGAACAGCGCGACGCGAACCGGTCCGATCCCGGCGACGCCTACATCGCAGTCTATGGCCACAGCTTCAGCGGGTGGTTTGCCAATGCCTTGCGGGACTGGGCCCGGCGCAGGGACCTCCGGCTGGTGAGCATCGGCTATCGCAACCCCTGGACCGACGACAGCTGGATCTCGGCGGGGCCGGAGGACTTCAGGCATTTCATGGCCGGGGCGCGTGCCGTCGCGACCAACTTCTTCCACGGCTGCGTCTTCGCCCTGCGGGAGTGGAAGCCCTTCGTCTGCGAACGCTCGCCCTATCGCTCGATCAAGATCGGCGAGCTGATGGCGTTGGCCGGAACCACGGAGCACCTGGTGGACGAGCAGAGTCCCTGGCGGGCCTACGCCGCTCTCCTGGACGAGCCGCTCTCGATCGACATCGCGCGCCGGCTCGAGCAGCGGCGCCGCGTGTCGGAGGCGTACCTGGACCGGGTTCTTTCGCACGACAGTCCGCGCGAGGAAGAGCCGCGTTATGCGGCCTGA
- a CDS encoding branched-chain amino acid ABC transporter ATP-binding protein/permease, translating into MRAVAPPARRKLTPLLIVAAGIALAFVPRLGLPAFYDSLLYLMLHWVVLATSWNILSGYSGYFSFGHGAFFGAGIYTSANLMARYDWPFLWTLPAAAGVAMVLGVALGAIVFRVKGVRGELFALLTLAITFVIGTIVVNTPLDGGNGVSLAAVAVPKIGPTASSTFYLLALAAAVATLLIAWGIQVSKFGAGLFAIHDDEEAAEVLGVPTYRYKLTALAVSCALAGVAGGIHALFLSYVTAGEVFTIAVPLTVVLMSVLGGTRHWAGPAIGAGAITGLLYSFTAADHAVAGKALIGVILIAAILFMPDGILERVKRLWRRAPAAPGLLPLPPGEGGGEGAGRLERRGDGTGPVPSPQPAPGGRGGKSTAASAGAPGEVLLRVKGLAKSFKGVRALAGVDVEVRRGEILGLLGPNGSGKSTFINVVSGHYTPTAGHIEFEGRSLNGLPAHRIAGSGIARTYQIPRPFGHLSVLQNVAIATMFGGAVRDPADANRQAMRWLEFTGLEARRDARPEDLNLHQRKFLELARALASRPRLVLLDEVLCGLTPGEIDDAVALIRRIREQGSTIVFVEHVMRAVMALTDRIVVFNHGELLAEGAAREVMQRPEVMSAYLGKAAHA; encoded by the coding sequence GTGCGCGCGGTCGCGCCGCCCGCCCGAAGGAAGCTGACTCCGCTCCTGATCGTCGCCGCAGGCATCGCCCTCGCCTTCGTCCCTCGACTCGGCCTGCCCGCCTTCTACGACTCGCTGCTCTACCTCATGCTCCACTGGGTGGTGCTCGCGACCTCGTGGAACATCCTCTCGGGCTATTCCGGCTACTTCTCCTTCGGCCACGGCGCCTTCTTCGGCGCGGGCATCTACACCAGCGCCAACCTGATGGCGCGCTACGACTGGCCCTTTCTCTGGACCTTGCCCGCGGCGGCGGGCGTGGCGATGGTGCTGGGCGTCGCGCTGGGCGCGATCGTGTTCCGCGTGAAGGGCGTGCGCGGCGAACTCTTCGCGCTGCTGACGCTGGCGATCACCTTCGTGATCGGCACCATCGTGGTCAACACGCCGCTGGACGGCGGCAACGGCGTGTCGCTCGCGGCGGTGGCGGTGCCGAAGATCGGGCCCACGGCCTCGTCCACCTTCTACCTGCTGGCACTGGCCGCAGCGGTCGCGACGCTGCTGATCGCCTGGGGCATCCAGGTCTCGAAGTTCGGCGCCGGGCTGTTCGCCATCCACGACGACGAGGAAGCGGCCGAGGTGCTGGGCGTGCCGACCTACCGCTACAAGCTGACGGCCCTGGCCGTGTCCTGCGCACTGGCGGGCGTGGCGGGTGGCATCCATGCGCTGTTCCTGTCGTACGTGACGGCGGGCGAGGTGTTCACCATCGCGGTGCCGCTCACGGTGGTGCTGATGAGCGTGCTCGGCGGCACGCGGCACTGGGCCGGGCCGGCCATCGGCGCGGGGGCGATCACGGGTCTGCTCTACAGCTTTACCGCGGCGGACCATGCGGTGGCGGGCAAGGCACTGATCGGCGTGATCCTGATCGCGGCGATCCTCTTCATGCCCGACGGCATCCTCGAGCGGGTGAAGCGGCTGTGGCGCCGCGCCCCGGCTGCGCCTGGCTTGCTCCCTCTCCCTCCGGGAGAGGGCGGGGGTGAGGGCGCCGGGCGCTTGGAGAGGCGCGGCGATGGGACAGGCCCGGTGCCCTCGCCCCAACCCGCTCCCGGAGGGAGAGGGGGCAAGTCAACGGCAGCGAGCGCGGGTGCGCCCGGCGAGGTGCTGCTGCGTGTCAAGGGGCTCGCCAAGTCCTTCAAGGGCGTGCGTGCGCTGGCCGGCGTGGACGTCGAGGTGCGTCGTGGCGAGATCCTCGGCCTGCTGGGACCGAACGGCTCGGGCAAGTCCACCTTCATCAACGTCGTCAGCGGGCACTACACGCCGACCGCGGGGCACATCGAGTTCGAGGGGCGCAGCCTCAACGGCCTGCCGGCACACCGCATCGCGGGCAGCGGCATTGCGCGCACCTACCAGATCCCCCGCCCCTTCGGCCACCTGAGCGTGCTGCAGAACGTGGCCATTGCCACGATGTTCGGCGGCGCCGTGCGCGACCCGGCGGACGCCAACCGCCAGGCGATGCGCTGGCTGGAGTTCACAGGCCTGGAAGCCAGGCGCGATGCCAGGCCCGAAGACCTGAACCTGCACCAGCGCAAGTTCTTGGAGCTGGCCCGCGCGCTGGCCTCGCGCCCGCGGCTGGTACTGCTCGACGAGGTGCTGTGCGGACTCACGCCCGGCGAGATCGATGACGCCGTGGCGCTGATCCGGCGCATCCGTGAGCAAGGCTCCACCATCGTCTTCGTCGAGCACGTGATGCGCGCGGTGATGGCGCTGACGGACCGCATCGTCGTCTTCAACCACGGCGAGCTGCTGGCCGAGGGTGCGGCGCGCGAGGTGATGCAGCGGCCCGAAGTGATGAGCGCCTATCTCGGAAAGGCCGCCCATGCTTGA
- a CDS encoding Coenzyme F420 hydrogenase/dehydrogenase, beta subunit C-terminal domain gives MSPRDMQRAGLCVGCGACVSRAPAGEARMKLDRNGELKPDGAEAWMARRSDEFARLCPFSPSAADETMLAQALYPDAPQADPMIGRFESAYVGYAAQGQFRAEGSSGGLVSWVAAELLRSGLVDGIAHVGAVDAPGDGEPFFRYRISRSPEEVCRDAKSRYYPVEMSGVLSMIRAVPGRYAVVGVPCFIKAIQLLRREDPVVRERVVFTLGLFCGHMKSARMVESFAYQAGVRVEDVRQLDFRVKDPRRPANWYTVQFTLRDGRTLRHDWFHLAEGDWGSGFFQNAACNYCDDVVAETADISFGDAWVEPYSSDGQGTNVMVVRSARLRELVDRAVAEQRLRLESVDAGFVQRTQAAGFRQRREGLAYRLTWRRRGIRPRKRVPPSASSLGFRRKLVYRMRAAITAWSRRLYRLANTVRLPGLYVRWAHAATALYHAIAYSRGWIGRGLDRIGLRDETVRE, from the coding sequence GTGAGTCCACGCGACATGCAGCGCGCGGGACTTTGCGTGGGCTGCGGAGCCTGCGTCTCGCGCGCGCCCGCCGGCGAGGCGCGAATGAAGCTGGATCGGAATGGCGAGCTGAAGCCCGACGGGGCCGAAGCGTGGATGGCGCGCCGGTCGGACGAATTCGCGCGCCTTTGTCCCTTCTCGCCATCCGCCGCCGACGAGACGATGCTCGCGCAGGCGCTCTACCCCGATGCGCCGCAGGCCGATCCGATGATCGGGCGATTCGAGTCGGCTTACGTGGGCTATGCCGCGCAGGGCCAGTTCCGCGCCGAGGGCAGTTCCGGCGGCCTGGTGAGCTGGGTGGCGGCCGAGCTGTTGCGCAGCGGCCTGGTCGATGGCATCGCGCACGTGGGCGCGGTCGATGCGCCCGGCGACGGCGAGCCCTTCTTCCGCTACCGCATCTCGCGCAGTCCCGAGGAAGTGTGCCGCGATGCCAAGTCGCGCTACTACCCGGTCGAGATGTCCGGCGTGCTGTCGATGATCCGCGCGGTGCCCGGCCGCTATGCCGTGGTCGGCGTGCCCTGCTTCATCAAGGCCATCCAGCTGCTGCGCCGCGAGGACCCGGTCGTGCGCGAGCGGGTGGTCTTCACCCTCGGGCTGTTCTGCGGCCACATGAAGAGTGCGCGCATGGTGGAGAGCTTTGCCTACCAGGCCGGCGTTCGGGTGGAAGACGTCCGGCAACTCGACTTTCGGGTCAAGGACCCGCGGCGTCCGGCCAACTGGTACACGGTCCAGTTCACGCTGCGCGATGGTCGCACCTTGCGGCATGACTGGTTCCACCTGGCCGAAGGTGACTGGGGCTCGGGCTTTTTCCAGAATGCGGCGTGCAACTATTGCGACGACGTGGTGGCGGAGACCGCCGACATCTCGTTCGGCGATGCCTGGGTCGAGCCGTACTCCAGCGACGGACAAGGCACGAACGTGATGGTGGTGCGATCGGCACGGCTGCGCGAGCTGGTCGATCGTGCCGTGGCCGAGCAGCGCCTGCGGCTGGAGAGCGTCGACGCGGGCTTCGTGCAGCGCACGCAGGCGGCGGGCTTCCGGCAGCGGCGCGAAGGGCTGGCCTACCGCTTGACCTGGCGCCGGCGAGGCATTCGGCCGCGCAAGCGGGTGCCGCCTTCGGCCTCGTCGCTCGGCTTTCGGCGCAAGCTCGTCTACCGCATGCGCGCAGCCATCACGGCGTGGAGCCGGCGCCTGTATCGCCTTGCGAATACGGTGAGGCTGCCCGGCTTGTACGTGCGCTGGGCGCACGCGGCCACCGCGCTTTACCACGCGATCGCGTATTCGCGCGGATGGATCGGCCGGGGGCTCGACCGCATCGGATTGAGGGACGAGACGGTGCGGGAGTGA
- a CDS encoding fatty acid desaturase — MTTPVSLRAAGHLLALSPMILLVAGVVLGAPWFVFAFFFGVLPIVRMLLPDDRADPGDIGRIPRAQFVFLQTIPLVHVFLWALVLPWAMFVAAQLRLGQLACFALSFWVVTSLNLTVAHELLHRPARWQRVAARLLAGSIGYFQMLEEHRSHHVHVGGRDNGDSPEIEESVFAYAVKRYVRSFRVAQEWEWLDQLRCGRARWNNRIAWTALVTTTVMAGFGLVAGWRGVVFHGLVILGTGFTMQAITYIQHWGLTDRLAPHLRTVGYSWEDRCVMQAWVTLNHAYHGHHHVRPSLPYFRLGGFANSPRLPASYPVMLLMAMIPPLFKRTMRRRLDAWIAAEGTSQPRAERPCANLGEFFRP, encoded by the coding sequence ATGACCACGCCTGTTTCGCTCAGGGCGGCTGGGCATCTGCTCGCGCTTTCGCCCATGATCCTGCTGGTTGCAGGCGTCGTCTTGGGGGCACCGTGGTTTGTCTTCGCATTCTTCTTCGGCGTCCTGCCGATCGTCCGCATGCTCCTGCCGGACGATCGCGCCGATCCTGGGGATATCGGTCGAATCCCCCGAGCACAGTTCGTCTTCCTGCAGACCATCCCATTGGTGCATGTGTTCTTGTGGGCCTTGGTCCTGCCATGGGCGATGTTCGTGGCTGCGCAGCTGCGCCTTGGGCAACTGGCGTGCTTTGCCCTGTCGTTCTGGGTTGTCACCTCGTTGAACCTGACCGTCGCGCATGAACTACTGCATCGACCCGCCCGATGGCAGCGGGTGGCGGCAAGACTTCTTGCGGGAAGCATCGGCTACTTCCAGATGTTGGAAGAGCACAGGTCGCATCACGTCCACGTGGGAGGTCGCGACAACGGCGACAGTCCGGAGATCGAGGAGTCCGTCTTCGCCTATGCCGTGAAGAGATACGTCAGATCGTTCCGGGTGGCGCAGGAATGGGAATGGCTGGACCAGCTCCGGTGCGGACGGGCGCGTTGGAACAACAGGATCGCCTGGACTGCGCTGGTCACGACAACGGTCATGGCGGGTTTCGGCCTCGTCGCGGGGTGGCGAGGCGTCGTGTTCCATGGCTTGGTGATTCTCGGGACGGGATTCACCATGCAGGCGATCACCTACATTCAGCATTGGGGTCTGACGGACCGGCTCGCACCGCACTTGAGAACCGTGGGTTACTCATGGGAAGACAGATGCGTGATGCAAGCATGGGTGACGCTGAATCATGCGTACCACGGACATCATCACGTCCGCCCCTCGCTTCCCTACTTCCGGCTCGGCGGCTTCGCGAACAGCCCGCGCCTTCCCGCCTCCTATCCCGTGATGTTGTTGATGGCGATGATTCCGCCATTGTTCAAGCGGACGATGCGCCGCCGTCTCGACGCATGGATCGCGGCAGAAGGCACCAGTCAGCCTCGGGCCGAGCGGCCATGTGCGAACCTGGGCGAGTTCTTCAGGCCCTGA
- a CDS encoding manganese catalase family protein, producing the protein MFSHNKRLQYTVRVSECNPGLANLMLEQFGGPQGELAAAMRYFTQAVGEDDPGRKDMLFDIATEELSHLEVIGTIVGMLNKGAKGQLAEAAEEEAEMYRLITGAGNDSHVTQVLYGGGPPLVNSAGVPWTAAYIDTIGEPTADLRSNIAAEARAKIVYERLIACTDDPGVKEALGFLMTREIAHQKSFEKALYAITPNFPPGKLPGRPEFTSVYFDMSKGGEMRGPWNQGPNWDYRSEPESQMAVDGGTGEPSVSMTADEQAAWDAMALRTASDPASDPPTGAELGMAPDDPDAPTQASASPRKRK; encoded by the coding sequence ATGTTCTCTCACAACAAGCGACTCCAATACACCGTGCGCGTGAGCGAGTGCAACCCCGGCCTCGCCAACCTCATGCTCGAGCAGTTCGGGGGGCCGCAGGGCGAGCTCGCCGCGGCCATGCGCTACTTCACCCAGGCCGTCGGCGAGGACGATCCCGGCCGCAAGGACATGCTGTTCGACATCGCGACGGAGGAGCTCAGCCACCTGGAGGTGATCGGCACCATCGTGGGCATGCTCAACAAGGGCGCCAAGGGCCAGCTCGCCGAGGCCGCGGAGGAAGAGGCCGAGATGTACAGGCTCATCACCGGCGCGGGCAACGACAGCCACGTCACGCAGGTGCTCTACGGCGGCGGCCCGCCGCTGGTCAACTCCGCGGGCGTGCCCTGGACCGCCGCCTACATCGACACCATCGGCGAGCCCACCGCAGACCTGCGCTCCAACATCGCGGCGGAAGCGCGCGCCAAGATCGTCTACGAACGGCTGATCGCCTGCACCGATGACCCCGGGGTGAAGGAGGCGCTGGGCTTCCTCATGACGCGCGAGATCGCGCACCAGAAGTCGTTCGAGAAGGCGCTCTATGCCATCACCCCGAACTTCCCGCCGGGCAAGCTGCCGGGCAGGCCGGAGTTCACCAGCGTGTACTTCGACATGTCCAAGGGCGGCGAGATGCGCGGCCCCTGGAACCAGGGCCCGAACTGGGACTACCGCAGCGAGCCCGAATCGCAGATGGCCGTGGACGGCGGCACCGGCGAGCCCTCCGTCTCGATGACGGCGGACGAGCAGGCAGCGTGGGACGCCATGGCCCTGCGGACCGCTTCCGATCCGGCCAGCGACCCGCCGACCGGTGCCGAGCTGGGCATGGCGCCGGACGATCCGGATGCGCCGACCCAGGCGAGCGCATCGCCCCGCAAGCGGAAGTGA
- a CDS encoding autoinducer binding domain-containing protein, with the protein MRELNDAINQIPHRAHAAEVTAIVKWVAGRLGCNGAVFSSFIQGEEDFESYRYIVACAASWCNLYMEQRWFAIDPFLIYAQQHTEPAVGNEIPLRTEGQRLFRLRARETGFNSIAVVPCHTAAGRSRMGVLYLTSDDPDYFTHETIALAKMCLRSIAAELLEWWSRKIRRELLRDLSIRDDELRLLRLAHQGFGSKEIARLFDTKPAIIDQRFARLSLKLNVPSRAMAAKLAHESGLFDE; encoded by the coding sequence ATGCGTGAGCTCAACGATGCCATCAACCAGATCCCGCATCGAGCCCATGCCGCGGAGGTCACCGCGATCGTCAAATGGGTCGCCGGGAGGCTGGGATGCAATGGGGCCGTGTTCTCATCGTTCATCCAGGGCGAGGAGGATTTTGAGAGCTATCGGTACATCGTCGCCTGCGCTGCGAGCTGGTGCAATCTCTATATGGAGCAGCGCTGGTTCGCGATCGATCCTTTCCTCATCTATGCACAACAACACACCGAGCCGGCGGTCGGTAACGAGATTCCGCTTCGAACGGAGGGGCAGCGGCTCTTTCGACTACGCGCGCGAGAGACAGGCTTCAACAGCATTGCCGTGGTTCCCTGCCACACGGCAGCTGGGCGTTCTCGGATGGGAGTGCTCTACCTGACCAGTGACGATCCTGACTACTTCACCCACGAGACGATCGCGCTGGCGAAGATGTGTCTTCGATCGATTGCCGCGGAACTGCTGGAATGGTGGTCGCGAAAGATCCGCCGAGAGCTTCTGCGCGACCTGAGCATCCGGGACGATGAACTCCGTCTGCTTCGGCTCGCTCACCAGGGCTTTGGATCGAAGGAGATCGCGCGGCTGTTCGACACCAAGCCGGCCATCATTGACCAGAGATTCGCGCGGCTTTCCCTGAAGCTCAATGTGCCATCGCGCGCCATGGCCGCCAAGCTCGCCCATGAGAGCGGGTTGTTCGACGAATGA